CCAGCATTAGAGCAACCGGCTAAAAGAAACAGGAGGCATGCAATTTGAATAAGTATTTTCTTGTGTGGCTTGTTTCTTGTAATCATCATATTCATCCCTTCAAACTATGAAATAACTTTCTTTTCGTTATCAAAAACTAATGAAGAGTAATGGCATGCAACATGGCGTCCTGGTTTAAATTCTTTTAATTCAGGCACCTCCTCGCTACAACGCTCCGTCGCAAACGGACACCGCGTTCGGAATCGGCAGCCTGAGGGCAAATTAACCGGAGATGCAATTTCTCCTTGAATGGAAACAACGTTCTTCTTTAGATTCGTCGGATCAGAATGAGGAATAGACCTTATTAACGCTTCTGTATAGGGATGAGCAGGGCGGTTAAATAACTCTTCACTAGGAGCAATTTCAACTATTTTCCCTAAGTACATCACACCTACCCGATCAGAAATATGACGTACAATATTTAAGTTATGTCCGATAAATAGATACGTTAGCCTCAGCGATTGCTGCAGCTCTTTTAACAGATTAATAATTTGTGCTTGCACTGAAACATCTAATGCCGAAACCGCTTCATCAGCTAAAATAAATGATGGATTTACAGCAATTGCTCTTGCTATACCAATCCTTTGCCGCTGTCCGCCTGAGAACTCATGAGGATAACGTTGATGCCAATCAGGATTAAGTCCCACTTTTGTTAAAAGCTCTTTCACTTCTGTTTCTATTTGTTTCGTTGCCTTTCTTTTTTGATGTACTTTTAACGGTTCAGCAATAATTTCACCGATGGTCCAGCGTGGGTCAATGGAGCCATAAGGGTCTTGAAAAATCATTTGCATATTTTTCCGGATTTTTCTCATTTCCGAGTTTTTCAACTGTAACAATGATTGTCCTTGAAACAACACATCACCTGATGTCATTTTTTCCAGTTGAAGAATCGCTCGACCTAATGTCGATTTTCCACTCCCAGATTCACCTACTAACCCAAATGTCTCTCCTTCTTTAATGGAAAATGACACTTGATCTACGGCTTTAATCTGTTTACCTGATTGTTTTAAAGCGTAATATTTACTTAGTCCCTTAATCTCAAATAAATCTTTTTTCTCGATGACTTCTCCAGGTTCTTCCTCTTCTTTAGATTCCTTCACCCGTAAAGGAGAATGGTTAACCGTTTCTTGCTCAAACCAATTTTTATCCTCCACCAACTTCTCTGTATACCAACAAGCACTGTACCGATCATTTACAAAAAATAATGGAGGACTTTCCGCTTGACACTTTTCTGTAGCAAAAGGGCATCTTGGATGAAACCTGCATCCTATCGGCATTTCTGAAAGGTTAGGAATCGAACCTTCAATTGAATAAAGCTTTCGTTTCTCTTTCTTCGGGATCGATTGTAAAAGGCCGCGAGTATAAGGATGATGTGGTTTTTGAAATAGCTGCTGAACAGTCGCTTCTTCCACTATTTTCCCTGCATACATCACAATAATTCGGTCGGCTAGCTGTGCGGCAACACCTAAATCATGTGTCACTAGAAGAATTGCCATATTAAACTCTGTTTTTAACTCATTTAATAAATCAATAATTTGTGCTTGAATAGTTACATCCAAGGCCGTCGTTGGTTCGTCGGCAATCAGCAGCTCCGGTTCACACGCAAGCGCCATCCCAATCATTGCCCGTTGCAATATGCCACCTGATAATTCATTAGGATATTGCTTCATTCGTATATCGGGTTCAGAAATTCCCACCCTTTTTAGTAAAGTAACTCCCTTTATCCACGCTTGCTTTTTTGTAACATTTGTATGTTGAAGAATTATCTCTGTAAGCTGTTGCCCGATCGTAAAAACGGGATCAAAAGCCGCTAGCGGTTCTTGGAATACCATAGATATTTTTTTCCCGCGTACTCGATTTAGGTTTTTTTTAGACATTGTAACTAAATCATCTTGATTAAATAAAATTTGGCCATTCGATATCTTTCCATTTTCGTAATCAATTAATCTCATAATGGCTTTAGAAGTAACTGATTTCCCACTTCCTGATTCTCCAACTAAACAAACCGTTTCACCAGGTCTTATAGTAAAGTTGACATCCGATATGGCTTCTAATAAGCCTTTTTTTGTCTTAAAATCTACTGTTAAGTCTTGGACATTTAATAACGTACTCAACAATATCCCCCCTTAAGCTATTCTTTTTTTCGGATCAAAATAATCACGAAGACGATCACCAATTATATTCACCGATAGAACAAACATCGAAATAGCTAAACCAGGAAAAGTCGCAATCCACCAGGCTGCAGCTAAATAACCTCTGCCTTGAGATAATAAAGCTCCCCAATCTGGGATCTCACTCACAACACCTAGTCCAAGAAAACTTAAACCTGCTCCCGTTAAAATAGCTACGCCGAGACCATTGGAAGCCATTACTAACAAAGGAGGATAAGAATTTGGCAAAACATGGTTCAAAAAAATCATAATATTAGACGTACCAATTGATTTTGATGCTAATACATATGGCCGATTTTTCACGCTAACAATCTGACCACATATAACTCTTGCATAGCTTGGTAACGAAGCAAGTGAAACCGCCAGTACAATGTTTAAAAAGTTGGCACCGAGCGCAGCTGCAAATGCTAATGCCAGTAACAAACCAGGAATCGTCTGTAAAATTTCAATCAACCTCATAAAAATCATATTCACAATTCCTCCAACATGGCCGGCAATAGCTCCAATTAAACTGCCAATTATCCCTCCAACTAACACGGCTGAGAAACCAATTAATATGGAATAGCGGCTGCCATATACAACGACACTAAAAACATCTCTTCCAAAATAATCTGTTCCAAACCAATGATTTGCTGAAGGAGACTGCAATATTTGATCTGAAAACATTTCAGTAGGAGAATAAGGGGCAATCCATTGCGGTACGATGGCACAAATCGTTAAAAAAACGATAATAGATACCGCTAAATAGATAAACAAATTTTCTAAGCCCCAAAATTTAAGACGAAAAAATTTTCGTTGAGGTACAGAAGCCATTTTTTGTTTCACGAGTACTGAATTTGCTTCTCTCATTTGCTGAAACCTCCTAACTGGCTACGTCTAATTCTCGGATCAATCAATGAATATGAGATGTCTACAAGCAAGTTAATGGAAACATATATAATTGCTGAAAAGAAAACCACACCTTGTACAACTGGTAAATCTTTCGCCATTATGGCATCTGCGACAATGCGGCCGATTCCTTGCCTAGCAAATACCGTTTCAATAACGACAGCACCTCCTAAAAAATCTCCAATAATAATTCCAATCATTGTAATTGCAGGAATAAGTGCATTCCGTAAAGCATGTCGATACATCACTAACCGTTCGGAAATTCCCTTGGAACGCAGAGTTAAAATAAATGATTCATTTATCACTTCAAGCATACTGTTTCGAACAATCCGAACAATAAAACCAGCCCCTACTAATCCTAGTGTTACAGCAGGCATAACTAACGTACTAAAACCATTTGATCCCATTGCTGGAAACCATCCTAATTGAATCGAAAAAATCAATATTAATAAAATGCCTGACCAAAACGTAGGCATTGATATTCCAACTAAACCAACGATTCTCGCCATATAATCAATAAGGCTATTATGATGAATAGCAGCTAAAACTCCTAACGTAACTCCTATAAAGATGGCAATGGCAGCACTTGCTATCGTTAACATGATCGTTGCCGGAAGTTGAGCAAAAATTTTCTCAATAACGGGCTCACCATTTATGATGGACTGACCAAAATCGCCTTGAAACAAGTTCGTTATATAATTAAAAAATTGCACATGAAACGGTAAATCTAATCCAAGCTCTTTTCGAAGATTTTCGGCTATTTCTGGATTAGATCCATTTTCAGCTAACAACTGATCGACTACATCACTGGGCAAAAAATAATTAATAGAAAAAACTAAAAACAAGGAACCTAGTAATACGATACATGCGGTAATACCTCTGTTTACTAGTAATCTTTGCATCATTAGCATCTCCGTTTCCCAAACTTGTAATTGTTCATCTAAAACTTGAGTGGAGTATAATCAAAATATCTCTAAAACCCTTTATTCACATCTAAAAAATATGATTTAACCTATACTTCCCCTACTCCCTAAACTTTTCTAGCCCTTTTTCAAGATATTTAAACCTTCCTCTGTTACGCCTACCACTTAACCAAGATAGAAAAAATTAACAATTTATTATAAAAAAAAGGAACTTCTATATTCAGCTATCTCCATTGATCTTCGAAGTCTTTTTAGTTATTCGCGGTACCGCACTGTAACGCATCGTGGATAAAAGAGGTCCATCTAATGCTTTTCCAATGCAAGGATC
This window of the Bacillus gobiensis genome carries:
- a CDS encoding ABC transporter permease, coding for MQRLLVNRGITACIVLLGSLFLVFSINYFLPSDVVDQLLAENGSNPEIAENLRKELGLDLPFHVQFFNYITNLFQGDFGQSIINGEPVIEKIFAQLPATIMLTIASAAIAIFIGVTLGVLAAIHHNSLIDYMARIVGLVGISMPTFWSGILLILIFSIQLGWFPAMGSNGFSTLVMPAVTLGLVGAGFIVRIVRNSMLEVINESFILTLRSKGISERLVMYRHALRNALIPAITMIGIIIGDFLGGAVVIETVFARQGIGRIVADAIMAKDLPVVQGVVFFSAIIYVSINLLVDISYSLIDPRIRRSQLGGFSK
- a CDS encoding ABC transporter ATP-binding protein produces the protein MSTLLNVQDLTVDFKTKKGLLEAISDVNFTIRPGETVCLVGESGSGKSVTSKAIMRLIDYENGKISNGQILFNQDDLVTMSKKNLNRVRGKKISMVFQEPLAAFDPVFTIGQQLTEIILQHTNVTKKQAWIKGVTLLKRVGISEPDIRMKQYPNELSGGILQRAMIGMALACEPELLIADEPTTALDVTIQAQIIDLLNELKTEFNMAILLVTHDLGVAAQLADRIIVMYAGKIVEEATVQQLFQKPHHPYTRGLLQSIPKKEKRKLYSIEGSIPNLSEMPIGCRFHPRCPFATEKCQAESPPLFFVNDRYSACWYTEKLVEDKNWFEQETVNHSPLRVKESKEEEEPGEVIEKKDLFEIKGLSKYYALKQSGKQIKAVDQVSFSIKEGETFGLVGESGSGKSTLGRAILQLEKMTSGDVLFQGQSLLQLKNSEMRKIRKNMQMIFQDPYGSIDPRWTIGEIIAEPLKVHQKRKATKQIETEVKELLTKVGLNPDWHQRYPHEFSGGQRQRIGIARAIAVNPSFILADEAVSALDVSVQAQIINLLKELQQSLRLTYLFIGHNLNIVRHISDRVGVMYLGKIVEIAPSEELFNRPAHPYTEALIRSIPHSDPTNLKKNVVSIQGEIASPVNLPSGCRFRTRCPFATERCSEEVPELKEFKPGRHVACHYSSLVFDNEKKVIS
- a CDS encoding ABC transporter permease translates to MREANSVLVKQKMASVPQRKFFRLKFWGLENLFIYLAVSIIVFLTICAIVPQWIAPYSPTEMFSDQILQSPSANHWFGTDYFGRDVFSVVVYGSRYSILIGFSAVLVGGIIGSLIGAIAGHVGGIVNMIFMRLIEILQTIPGLLLALAFAAALGANFLNIVLAVSLASLPSYARVICGQIVSVKNRPYVLASKSIGTSNIMIFLNHVLPNSYPPLLVMASNGLGVAILTGAGLSFLGLGVVSEIPDWGALLSQGRGYLAAAWWIATFPGLAISMFVLSVNIIGDRLRDYFDPKKRIA